From Debaryomyces hansenii CBS767 chromosome C complete sequence, a single genomic window includes:
- a CDS encoding DEHA2C01650p (similar to uniprot|P46030 Candida albicans PTR2 Peptide transporter PTR2), with product MGSMISISQDREKDSDKAKYKVNGKTQGEIEEARLNAVNEDDTNDSKTSSDEFEDEDIYDFDDSNNYSTNFVDEHNPMGLRRPTKQESSSLRRVLGRADWICYLLCVAEFAERASYYSCQTLLSNFVTNKLPEGSSTGKLMPGSVNPGALGLGVPTATAITYTLTFVAYVVPLYAGYVADAQIGKFKAIWIGVICGIVAHVLLVVAAAPAVIAGGHAIVPTALGVIMLAFGTGFIKPNLLPLLMDQYPESTDVIKVLPSGESVIVDRQKSLERMTLVFYWSINVGALFPIPSVYIERRIGFWFAFFIPIIIFLIIPFVFWFVHPKLKKEELQGSVLVNTNKILRVSFRGNWLKRLKQRTFWDYATPTNMRARGEGYFNIKKKKPITWTDQWVLDVKQIVNICKVFLYFVVFNLCDASSSGATPALTAQSGSMTSDGTPNDMYSNFSAMSIVALIPILDYGIYPLLRKWKINFWPSWRITLGFLLAALTQAAAAIIQKEIYNTIECGEHATECVENGIVAPINAWVSVTPYILSAAGECFANTSAYELGYTRAPSHMKGFVQALFLFSTGIAAAIADAISPALKDPNLVWYFAALAIVGGVFTVLFFIHFRNLHKTMEHESKIRAILMRKQEGEITLELNNMESVTSTTCVAVKQL from the coding sequence ATGGGAAGTATGATCAGTATTAGCCAAGATAGAGAGAAAGACTCAGACAAGGCCAAGTACAAAGTCAATGGAAAGACTCAGGGGGAGATTGAGGAGGCTCGTCTCAATGCTGTTAACGAAGATGATACGAACGACTCGAAGACATCAAGCGAcgaatttgaagatgaggaTATCTACGATTTTGATGACAGTAACAATTATTCAACGAACTTTGTCGATGAACACAATCCTATGGGGTTGAGAAGACCTACTAAACAAGAATCGTCTTCATTAAGAAGAGTGTTGGGTAGAGCTGACTGGATTTGCTATTTGCTTTGTGTAGCCGAATTTGCTGAAAGAGCTTCTTACTACTCATGCCAGACTCTCTTGAGTAACTTTGTTACTAACAAATTGCCCGAGGGTAGCAGTACCGGTAAGCTTATGCCTGGTAGTGTTAATCCTGGTGCTTTAGGCTTGGGTGTGCCAACTGCAACCGCCATTACCTATACGTTGACATTCGTGGCTTATGTTGTACCATTATATGCTGGTTATGTCGCTGATGCTCAGATTGGTAAGTTTAAAGCGATATGGATTGGCGTTATTTGTGGAATAGTTGCTCATGTTTTACTTGTTGTAGCTGCCGCTCCTGCTGTTATTGCTGGAGGGCATGCTATTGTTCCAACTGCATTGGGTGTCATCATGTTAGCATTTGGAACTGGTTTCATCAAACCTAATTTGCTACCACTCTTGATGGATCAATACCCTGAGCTGACAGATGTGATTAAAGTTTTGCCTTCTGGAGAATCGGTGATAGTTGACCGTCAAAAGTCGTTGGAAAGGATGACGTTAGTATTCTATTGGTCCATCAATGTCGGCGCTCTTTTCCCAATTCCAAGTGTTTACAtcgaaagaagaattggatttTGGTTCGCCTTTTTCATTCCgatcattatatttctcATTATTCCTTTTGTCTTTTGGTTCGTACATCCCAAACTTAAAAAGGAGGAGCTTCAAGGCTCTGTTCTTGTAAACACTAACAAAATCTTGAGAGTTCTGTTTAGAGGAAACTGGCTTAAGAGGTTGAAGCAAAGGACCTTTTGGGATTATGCGACTCCAACTAACATGAGGGCGAGAGGCGAAGGATACtttaatataaagaaaaagaagccGATCACTTGGACTGACCAATGGGTGTTAGATGTCAAGCAAATTGTTAATATTTGTAAAGTTTTTTTGTACTTCGTAGTATTCAATCTTTGTGATGCTAGTAGTAGTGGAGCAACACCAGCATTAACGGCACAGTCAGGATCTATGACGAGTGATGGAACACCTAACGATATGTACAGTAATTTCAGTGCAATGTCGATCGTTGCACTTATACCAATATTGGATTACGGTATTTATCCTTTATTGCGTAAATGGAAAATCAACTTTTGGCCTTCATGGAGAATCACTCTTGGTTTTCTCTTGGCTGCTTTGACCCAGGCAGCAGCTgcaattattcaaaaagaaatttataaCACAATTGAATGTGGAGAGCATGCCACAGAATGTGTAGAAAACGGAATCGTAGCACCGATTAATGCCTGGGTCCTGGTGACACCATATATTTTATCTGCTGCAGGTGAATGTTTTGCTAACACTTCCGCTTATGAATTGGGTTATACTAGAGCTCCATCTCACATGAAAGGCTTCGTCCAGGCATTGttcttattttcaactGGTATAGCTGCAGCGATAGCTGATGCTATCAGCCCTGCTTTGAAAGATCCAAACTTGGTTTGGTATTTTGCAGCATTAGCAATTGTCGGTGGTGTATTTACtgttcttttctttattcatTTTAGAAACTTGCATAAGACTATGGAACACGAAAGCAAGATAAGAGCCATATTGATGCGTAAACAGGAGGGTGAAATAACTCTCGAACTCAACAACATGGAACTGGTCACGTCGACCACATGTGTTGCTGTTAAGCAATTGTGA
- a CDS encoding DEHA2C01672p (weakly similar to CA4758|CaPPR1 Candida albicans PPR1), protein MVEENQNNQRRLPACERCRTRKTKCDSQLPSCSNCVKAGTECMNKDKVLGKAVTRGYVWSLEEHIRAFEGEQSIFEEQKDNRERVHKRTRLSSNQNRSKDQSILPISSRSPSPSQIQRHSSLTSSETDLSPHSLNEDNEDSVRDTMDTLFATTFNGGDATRVSDNLDSEIRQYSSSSFRQSAREINIEKENMANAKLGRDFLKQGRRNNSRNRITDITAYDYNILTRLAKRYFTWMNSAHPVLHECMFHFQLERCRKKPKEASLVDHFQVHMVIAISLASIRRPHSSISEIGRIAHDFWKSATELRVRVLLGYGIEKLQNILLLLQYTLLVPKAGNLWQLSGSAMRFATEMGLYAEPNPSQEFDPLSLDLRRRIFWTCYCIDRILSTVMGRPIGIPDSWISAKCPALVEDMLVTVRGILPGPRCYLKVAQIQQIRIYRLQSEIHQRLYAPANQEKLPHKDMTNWSWQMYDQLRLWRSSFCLPTPLITKEWTELEFHIAVVLLFRPSPNRPKLSNEALHVAFHSAGEVMKLVKTMHRELSAVFSWLTVQNLFMCGLTFVSSLKELAERRNSHQLCISFVEIFLQIQSCTAMLETLSALEVGANERIRNAFEMISSNVLKHITSIAPSLPQHDSHERCIWSQIAKLDNLSVSRPTQIEDMLIPVQEYSTVLQETNIQFWESRSNGYGDEHYSKHDIDASTSNGMLDFQIDKDSYTVVKGDRSRNNLVFSDQPHSVSNDKTQALQDPDYRLNEVSSGSDNSTQPLATFEDPSMERLAAISNVAAEAEPIRDLDILPDWSEANLGAELERWFLYPLPEASEQFLSI, encoded by the coding sequence ATGGTTGAAGAGAACCAAAATAATCAGCGACGACTTCCGGCTTGTGAGAGATGTCGTACCAGGAAGACTAAGTGTGATTCGCAGCTCCCATCATGCTCCAATTGTGTAAAGGCTGGGACCGAATGTATGAACAAAGATAAGGTTTTGGGTAAAGCTGTTACTAGAGGTTATGTTTGGTCTTTAGAAGAGCATATTCGGGCTTTTGAAGGAGAGCAAagtatttttgaagaacaGAAAGATAATAGAGAACGCGTACATAAACGAACCAGATTGTCAAGTAATCAAAATCGTTCGAAGGATCAATCGATATTGCCAATATCCAGTAGATCTCCATCGCCGTCTCAAATTCAGCGGCATTCAAGTCTAACAAGTTCTGAAACTGATCTTTCACCACATTCTttgaatgaagataatgaagactCTGTCCGAGATACGATGGATACATTGTTCGCAACAACTTTTAATGGGGGAGATGCCACACGGGTAAGTGATAACCTCGACAGTGAAATCCGACAATATTCAAGCTCATCTTTTAGACAAAGCGCAAGggaaataaatattgaaaaggaGAACATGGCTAACGCTAAACTTGGGCGAGATTTCTTGAAGCAGGGTCGTCGGAACAACTCAAGAAATAGGATTACAGATATTACTGCTTATGATTATAATATACTCACTCGATTGGCAAAACGATATTTTACGTGGATGAATAGCGCCCATCCAGTACTACATGAATGTatgtttcattttcaactaGAGAGATGCCGGAAGAAACCCAAGGAAGCTTCTTTAGTAGACCATTTTCAGGTACATATGGTCATAGCTATTTCGCTTGCTTCAATTCGGCGGCCCCATCTGTCCATTTCAGAGATTGGACGAATTGCCCATGATTTCTGGAAATCAGCGACAGAACTTCGTGTCCGAGTACTATTGGGTTATggaattgaaaaacttCAAAACATTTTACTATTATTGCAGTATACTCTATTGGTTCCCAAGGCAGGAAATTTGTGGCAACTTTCAGGTTCTGCTATGAGGTTTGCAACTGAAATGGGACTCTATGCTGAACCAAATCCCTCACAAGAATTTGATCCGCTAAGTTTGGACCTTCGTCGGCGTATATTCTGGACCTGTTACTGTATTGATCGGATTCTCTCGACGGTGATGGGAAGACCTATTGGAATTCCCGATTCTTGGATATCTGCTAAATGTCCAGCATTGGTTGAAGATATGCTAGTTACTGTTCGTGGGATACTTCCTGGTCCTCGATGCTACCTAAAAGTCGCTCAAATTCAGCAAATTCGTATATATCGATTACAATCTGAAATACACCAACGCTTATACGCACCTGCGAATCAGGAAAAGTTACCTCATAAAGATATGACTAATTGGAGTTGGCAAATGTATGACCAGCTTAGACTTTGGCGTAGTAGTTTCTGTCTTCCTACTCCATTAATAACGAAGGAGTGGACAGAGTTAGAATTTCATATTGCCGTTGTTTTGCTTTTTCGCCCGTCTCCTAATCGCCCAAAGCTATCTAATGAAGCACTACATGTTGCATTCCACTCTGCCGGTGAGGTCATGAAACTAGTGAAAACGATGCATAGAGAATTATCAGCAGTTTTTTCGTGGCTTACTGTACAAAATCTCTTCATGTGTGGGTTAACTTTCGTTAGCTCTTTGAAAGAACTTGCTGAGAGACGAAATTCACATCAATTGTGCATATCGTTTGTTGAGATTTTTCTACAAATTCAGTCTTGCACTGCAATGCTTGAAACGTTGTCTGCTTTAGAGGTAGGAGCCAATGAACGAATAAGGAATGCCTTTGAAATGATCTCATCAAATGTTCTTAAACATATTACTAGTATAGCTCCTTCTTTACCACAACATGATAGTCATGAAAGATGTATCTGGAGtcaaattgcaaaattagATAATCTTTCTGTATCAAGACCGAcacaaattgaagatatgTTAATTCCTGTTCAGGAATACTCAACAGTTCTTCAAGAAACTAATATACAATTCTGGGAAAGCCGTTCTAATGGCTATGGTGATGAGCATTACTCTAAACATGACATTGATGCGTCTACAAGTAACGGTATGCTTGATTTTCAAATCGATAAGGATTCGTATACTGTTGTGAAGGGAGACCGTTCCCGTAATAATTTAGTTTTCTCAGATCAACCACATAGTGtatcaaatgataaaacTCAGGCTCTTCAGGATCCAGATTATCGGTTAAATGAAGTAAGTTCAGGTTCCGATAATTCTACGCAACCATTGGCCACGTTTGAAGACCCAAGTATGGAAAGATTGGCAGCGATTTCTAATGTTGCGGCTGAAGCCGAACCAATTCGTGATTTGGACATATTACCTGATTGGTCTGAAGCTAATTTGGGTGCCGAATTAGAGCGTTGGTTCCTTTATCCTTTACCAGAGGCAAGTGaacaatttctttcaatcTAA
- a CDS encoding DEHA2C01694p (weakly similar to uniprot|P04387 Saccharomyces cerevisiae YML051W GAL80 Transcriptional regulator involved in the repression of GAL genes in the absence of galactose) — MKSLLLIGLSSENHPNELNKDPNNVQYASNASWAAISHYPALQHLKNKFVLHGLLNSNEEKGKKIAKILEHSDPNLKIYRSEEEVVQNHKDIDIAVVSVNVRYHFKIIMNLIDSPMLIYSEWPLAKSLNESETILSSRKNNAKSTIVGLQSRKAPQILMAKRLIESGALGRVLRTRAIGYCGAIFNGQILEGSEDFYLNPENGHTLFSIPFAHLFDAIMYTLGSYPKKLFAEILNRNPEYVEVNKEGIATGRVKKNESPNDVLVAGTFENDVTVSVNAIPGVPLCKESPGLKWEIFGTEGYILIESQSCFVELNKLTLKYFDQNGNMTFSDMKDYNPFAQNVAQMYEAIEPNHEAQRFAFSGVPTFKDAVILHRILDKLMLSSTEGVVNFTEDDFYKF; from the coding sequence atgaaaagcCTTTTATTGATAGGTTTGAGTTCAGAAAATCATCCAAATGAATTGAACAAAGACCCCAACAATGTTCAGTATGCAAGTAATGCCTCGTGGGCTGCAATATCCCATTATCCAGCTTTGCAGcatttgaagaacaaaTTTGTACTTCATGGATTATTGAACTCAAATGAAGAGAAAGGCAAAAAGATTGCAAAGATTCTAGAACACTCAGACcctaatttaaaaatttatcgttcagaagaagaagtggTTCAGAATCACAaggatattgatattgcaGTTGTAAGTGTTAATGTACGCTATcattttaaaattatcatgaACTTAATAGATTCACCTATGTTAATATATTCTGAATGGCCTTTAGCAAAGTCGTTAAATGAGTCGGAAACAATTTTGTCCTCGAGGAAGAATAATGCTAAATCAACTATTGTGGGCCTTCAATCTAGAAAAGCTCCTCAGATTTTAATGGCTAAACGTCTTATTGAGTCTGGTGCGTTAGGAAGAGTTCTCAGAACAAGGGCTATAGGGTATTGTGGTGCTATTTTTAATGGTCAAATTCTTGAGGGTAGTGAagatttttatttaaatccTGAGAATGGTCATACTCTTTTCAGTATACCTTTCGCTCACTTGTTTGATGCTATAATGTACACCCTTGGGTCATATCCTAAGAAACTTTTCGctgaaattttaaatagaAATCCTGAGTATGTTGAGGTTAATAAAGAGGGGATTGCCACAGGGAGAGtaaaaaagaatgaaagTCCAAATGACGTACTTGTTGCAGGtacatttgaaaatgatgtGACTGTATCTGTGAATGCCATTCCCGGTGTACCGCTTTGTAAAGAATCGCCAGGACTAAAGTGGGAGATTTTTGGGACCGAAGGGTACATCCTAATTGAATCACAATCGTGTTTTGtggaattgaataaactaacactaaaatattttgatcaGAATGGGAATATGACATTTTCCGATATGAAAGACTACAATCCTTTTGCACAGAATGTGGCACAAATGTACGAAGCGATTGAACCAAACCATGAAGCACAAAGGTTCGCATTTTCCGGAGTACCAACTTTTAAAGATGCAGTAATTTTACACAGAATCCTTGATAAGCTCATGTTATCTTCAACTGAAGGAGTTGTGAATTTCACAGAAGATGATTTTTACAAATTCTAA
- a CDS encoding DEHA2C01716p (no similarity): MDPSPLHISSRSQLPSQTHLQPNPTRSDSDGLPPLNNDKEDTNRHKTDSLLATTFSVRSASHVSDDHDSQIRQYLSPSSRQSEEEIFKDKKQASIRKLGKGFLQQTRRNNTRNRLTDITAYDCYSLDWKDVICMDE; the protein is encoded by the coding sequence ATGGACCCATCTCCATTACATATCTCTAGTAGATCTCAATTACCCTCCCAAACTCATCTTCAACCAAACCCTACAAGGTCTGACAGTGATGGCTTACCGcctttgaataatgataaagaagacACTAACCGACATAAGACGGATTCTTTGCTCGCTACCACTTTTTCTGTAAGATCAGCTTCCCACGTCAGTGATGATCATGACAGTCAAATTCGGCAATACTTAAGCCCATCATCTCGCCAAAGTGAAGAGGAAATATTTAAGGATAAGAAACAGGCGTCTATTAGAAAACTTGGGAAAGGTTTCTTGCAGCAGACACGTAGGAACAACACTAGAAATAGACTTACAGATATAACAGCTTATGATTGCTATTCATTAGATTGGAAAGACGTTATTTGCATGGATGAATAG
- a CDS encoding DEHA2C01738p (no similarity), whose translation MNSPMLRDYGVVGYTQPLLRVNGLKYIVCRARLSLIACKS comes from the coding sequence ATGAACTCTCCAATGTTACGCGATTATGGGGTTGTGGGATACACACAGCCTTTGCTTCGGGTCAATGGGCTAAAATACATAGTTTGTAGAGCTAGACTATCTCTTATAGCATGTAAATCCTAA
- a CDS encoding 60S ribosomal protein L10 (highly similar to uniprot|P41805 Saccharomyces cerevisiae YLR075W RPL10 Protein component of the large (60S) ribosomal subunit) has protein sequence MARRPARCYRYCKNKPYPKSRYNRAVPDAKIRIYDLGRKKATVDEFPLCIHLVSNELEQLSSEALEAARICANKYVTKISGRDSFHLRIRVHPFHVLRINKMLSCAGADRLQQGMRGAWGKPHGLAARVNIGQILMSARTKDSNKDVVIEGLRRARYKFPGQQKIIISKKWGFTPLNRDEYLAKKNNGEVKDDGAYVKFLTKKGKLEQNLRQFPDYQYQV, from the coding sequence ATGGCTAGAAGACCAGCTAGATGTTACAGATACTGTAAGAACAAACCATACCCAAAGAGTAGATACAACAGAGCTGTCCCAGACGCTAAGATCAGAATCTACGATTTAGGTCGTAAGAAGGCTACTGTTGATGAATTCCCATTGTGTATTCACTTAGTTTCTAACGAATTAGAACAATTGTCATCTGAAGCTTTAGAAGCCGCTCGTATCTGTGCTAACAAATATGTCACCAAGATTTCCGGTAGAGATTCTTTCCACTTGAGAATCAGAGTCCATCCATTCCACGTCTTACGTATTAACAAGATGTTGTCGTGTGCCGGTGCTGATAGATTGCAACAAGGTATGAGAGGTGCTTGGGGTAAACCACACGGTTTAGCCGCTAGAGTTAACATTGGTCAAATTCTTATGTCTGCTAGAACTAAGGACTCTAACAAGGATGTCGTTATTGAAGGTTTGAGAAGAGCTAGATACAAGTTCCCAGGTCAACAAAAGATTATTATCTCTAAGAAATGGGGTTTCACTCCTCTTAACAGAGACGAATACCTTGCTAAGAAGAACAATGGTGAAGTTAAGGACGATGGTGCTTACGTCAAGTTCTTAACCAAGAAGGGTAAGTTAGAACAAAACTTGAGACAATTCCCTGACTACCAATACCAAGTTTAA
- a CDS encoding DEHA2C01782p (similar to uniprot|Q08004 Saccharomyces cerevisiae YLR074C BUD20 Protein involved in bud-site selection), with amino-acid sequence MGRYSVKRYKTKRRTRDLDLIYNDLSSKESIMRLKNQPLDENKAGLGQYYCIECAKYYENQEALDRHTKGKVHKRRARDLKQRPYSNLESEAATGVNMLKFMESVEKYKALEQFKEQNKQEFDELKDQKKDNLDAIITGIPSGEAGQEDKPIVPEGEVEMTDN; translated from the coding sequence ATGGGTAGATACAGTGTGAAAAGATATAAGACAAAGAGAAGAACCAGAGATCTTGAtcttatttataatgaCTTATCATCGAAGGAGTCGATTATGAGATTGAAAAACCAGCCACTTGACGAGAATAAGGCCGGGTTGGGAcaatattattgtattgAATGTGCCAAATACTATGAAAATCAGGAGGCATTAGACCGCCACACCAAGGGTAAGGTGCACAAGAGAAGAGCCAGAGATTTGAAGCAAAGGCCATACAGCAACTTGGAATCGGAAGCGGCCACAGGAGTCAATATGCTTAAATTCATGGAATCAGTGGAGAAATACAAGGCATTGGAGCAATTCAAGGAGCAAAATAAACAGGAGTTCGACGAGTTGAAGGACCAGAAGAAAGACAACTTGGATGCGATTATAACCGGGATCCCAAGTGGGGAGGCTGGCCAAGAAGACAAGCCAATAGTGCCCGAAGGCGAGGTCGAAATGACCGACAACTGA
- a CDS encoding DEHA2C01804p (similar to uniprot|P43558 Saccharomyces cerevisiae YFL044C YOD1 Yeast OTU Deubiquitinating enzyme 1), whose amino-acid sequence MKVKIKSRAGASVISCTSNQVSLNTLVHEIKTALKGSISDDAVVTLKNGFPPKAIDMSRLEAPLSELGIKNGDQLILEDENESSSTDMQESNPTQVSSGSHTKTKSDPNIPSIYIESLDKHLILRNIPDDNSCMFNSISYGLFGYDSFDRDGISPPSNLRSIISSTIQDNQDTYNEVVLGRTVDKYCQWILKKDSWGGAIELGILAEWFKVRINCLDIESGKFIRFENEANKPDNFIILIYSGIHYDILSLNVNLSTSSQDKQTDTCVWPINSKIEELVLEYSLKLCHYLQTQNYSTNTTTFRIRCLDCYKILVGEMGASKHANETGHYNFGEVK is encoded by the coding sequence ATGAAGGTAAAAATCAAGTCTCGAGCCGGGGCTTCAGTAATAAGTTGTACAAGTAACCAAGTATCGTTGAATACTTTAGTTCATGAAATCAAAACAGCACTTAAGGGTTCGATATCCGATGATGCGGTTGTTACTCTTAAGAATGGGTTTCCTCCCAAAGCCATAGATATGTCGAGATTGGAGGCGCCACTCAGTGAACTAGGCATTAAAAATGGAGATCAATTAATAttggaagatgaaaatgaatcttcttcaactgATATGCAAGAATCCAACCCGACACAGGTGTCTAGTGGTTCACATACTAAAACAAAGTCAGATCCTAATATTCCATCCATTTATATTGAGTCATTAGACAAGCACCTAATTCTTCGGAATATACCTGACGATAATTCATGTATGTTCAACTCAATCTCGTATGGCCTCTTTGGATATGATTCGTTCGATCGCGATGGCATTTCACCACCTAGTAATCTAAGATCTATTATCAGTAGTACGATTCAGGATAATCAGGATACTTATAACGAAGTTGTACTCGGTAGAACAGTAGATAAATACTGTCAATGGATACTAAAGAAAGATTCGTGGGGCGGTGCTATCGAGTTAGGCATATTGGCTGAATGGTTCAAAGTCAGAATCAATTGTCTTGATATTGAACTGGGAAAATTCATAAGATTCGAGAATGAAGCAAATAAGCCAGacaattttataatattgatatatctGGGTATTCACTACGACATTTTATCTTTGAATGTTAATTTGTCAACTTCAAGTCAGGATAAGCAAACCGATACGTGCGTCTGGCCTATAAATTCGAAGATAGAAGAGTTGGTTCTTGAATATTCCCTTAAATTGTGCCACTATTTACAAACTCAAAATTATTCTACGAATACAACTACTTTCAGAATAAGGTGCTTAGATTGTTATAAGATATTGGTAGGGGAAATGGGAGCTTCAAAACATGCAAATGAAACGGGACATTATAACTTTGGTGAAGtcaaatga
- a CDS encoding DEHA2C01826p (similar to uniprot|P53235 Saccharomyces cerevisiae YGR054W yeast homolog of mammalian eIF2A) produces the protein MSATTQFFCRQPKSIDLIQDYEEITTFPKPTAECRAALYSSNGEYFAYTQPNEVVVVRTTKEAPLQTRIDLPEVFDIYFSPNGTYLCLWCKPILQDKESGVWNKNVKIFNINSNSIISEWSNKHQAGWKPQFTQDEKLFAKNVNNKELHFFDVTNSSNEEININQPTYKYKLSDPKATFQSFQMSPGLNPSIAIFIPEKNGKPASVVIYNVPNFNQPICSKNFFKAERCQLKWNSIGTALLALASTDHDTTNKSYYGETNLYLLGIAGSYDSRIDLKRTGPIHDITWSPSAREFAVVYGYMPADTTFFDARGNAIFSLPTAPRNTILYSPHARYVLVAGFGNLQGTVDVYDRQNKFSKVVTFEAANTSVCEWSPCGRYILTATTSPRLRVDNGCKIWHASGKLVYLKEYQELYSITWKPQSLDKFPPLRNLEDAPVAHESTKEYLAKKQANDLSAAQKPSGAYRPPHARNSGSSARTSLYQKELQSSSSLSGSNGNGARTRVVPGAAPVDNTPKESKSAAKNRKKREAKKQQQDEGQQTGSPSNSVESVQKDNETSESGVIGGVSSLEEKKIRSLLKKLRAIETLKMKQANGEILEDTQVSKIKKEDDIRKELHSLGWSD, from the exons ATGTCAGCAACTACTCAGTTTTTCT GTCGTCAACCTAAATCTATTGATTTAATACAGGATTACGAAGAAATCACAACATTTCCTAAACCTACTGCTGAATGCCGTGCTGCTTTATATTCAAGTAATGGCGAATATTTTGCTTATACTCAACCGAATGAAGTGGTAGTGGTTAGGACCACTAAAGAGGCACCATTGCAAACCAGAATCGATTTGCCAGAAGTCTTcgatatatatttttcaccaAATGGTACTTACTTGTGCTTGTGGTGTAAACCGATTTTACAGGATAAGGAAAGTGGAGTATGGAATAAAAAtgtgaaaattttcaatattaattctaatagCATTATTAGTGAATGGTCGAATAAACATCAAGCTGGATGGAAACCACAATTCACGCAAGACGAAAAGCTCTTTGCTAAAAATGTCAATAACAAGGAGCTCCATTTTTTTGATGTCACGAATTCTagtaatgaagaaattaatattaatcaACCCACCTATAAGTATAAGCTTAGTGATCCGAAGGCTACTTTCCAAAGCTTTCAAATGAGTCCAGGTTTAAATCCATCCATTGCAATTTTTATCCCAGAGAAGAATGGTAAACCAGCAAGTGTCGTGATTTACAATGTACCAAATTTCAATCAGCCAATTTGCCTGAAGAATTTCTTTAAAGCTGAAAGATGTCAATTAAAGTGGAATTCGATTGGTACTGCATTATTAGCATTAGCATCTACAGATCACGATACCACCAACAAGTCTTACTATGGGGAAACCAACCTTTATTTGTTAGGAATTGCAGGATCATATGACTCAAGAATTGACTTGAAAAGAACTGGTCCTATTCATGATATCACCTGGTCTCCTTCTGCAAGAGAGTTTGCCGTTGTGTATGGCTACATGCCAGCCGATACAACATTTTTTGATGCCAGAGGTAATGCTATCTTCTCATTACCAACTGCACCAAGAAATACTATATTGTATTCTCCACATGCCAGATATGTATTAGTAGCCGGTTTTGGTAACTTGCAAGGTACAGTTGATGTATATGACCGTCAAAATAAGTTTTCAAAGGTAGTAACTTTCGAAGCTGCAAATACTTCGGTATGTGAGTGGTCGCCATGTGGAAGATACATATTGACAGCCACCACATCACCAAGATTGAGAGTCGATAATGGGTGTAAGATTTGGCATGCTAGTGGTAAATTGGTTTATTTGAAGGAATACCAAGAATTATATTCGATCACTTGGAAGCCCCAAAGCTTGGATAAGTTTCCCCCATTAAGAAACTTGGAAGATGCACCTGTCGCACATGAATCTacaaaagaatatttagCAAAGAAGCAAGCTAATGACTTGAGTGCTGCTCAGAAGCCTAGTGGAGCATATCGTCCACCCCACGCCAGAAATTCTGGCAGCAGTGCCAGAACGTCATTATATCAAAAGGAATTACAATCAAGCAGCTCGCTTTCTGGATCGAACGGCAACGGTGCCAGAACCAGAGTGGTCCCAGGTGCTGCTCCGGTAGATAACACTCCTAAAGAAAGCAAAAGTGCCGCCAAGAACAGGAAGAAGAGGGAGGCTAaaaaacaacaacaagaCGAAGGACAACAGACCGGATCGCCATCGAACAGCGTCGAAAGTGTCCAAAAGGACAATGAAACTTCAGAAAGTGGCGTCATTGGCGGTGTAAGCTCGTTggaagagaagaaaatcaGATCgttgttgaaaaaattgaggGCCATAGAAacattgaaaatgaagcaGGCCAATGGCGAAATTTTGGAAGACACCCAGGTGTCCAAAATTAAAAAGGAGGACGACATTAGAAAAGAATTACATCTGTTAGGATGGTCTGATTAG